In Oscillatoria sp. FACHB-1406, one DNA window encodes the following:
- a CDS encoding SLBB domain-containing protein: MNQQTLKVTCPIALLLWGTMSLPAPSMAQQQPSVPLAQRSLSSIESSYFLGGGDRISIDVFEVPQYSGSYQLPIDGIISLPLVGAVPIGGLTLEQAASVISNRYAAYLKRPIITIRLLSTRPINVFVSGEVSKPGSFSIPLIGGSGDQPGIQYPTLTQALKTAGGVTLAADISQVQVRRRTSGGGEQAYTVNFKDFIETGNPQSSLTLRDGDAIYVPAATEVSLRELRQLANVEFAADINAARTVSVIGQVVRPGSYYIQTAQAGIPSSLPTLTRAIKEAGGITQLADVRNVQLRRLTKSGTEQLIAVNLWQLLQSGDISQDTVIQDGDTIIVPQASEISAAEAAEIAKAQFSPDTIKVAVSGEVRQPGIVNIPPNTPLNQAIMTAGGFNRSRADNDRVTLIRLNPDGSVVSREVPIDISQGISEQSNPLLRDNDIIVVGRNRATAIADSLDDFLRAGANALSWFSIPSRIFGILDVLGITNTDSTDSSN, translated from the coding sequence ATGAACCAGCAAACTCTAAAAGTGACTTGCCCGATCGCTCTACTCCTGTGGGGAACGATGTCGCTCCCCGCTCCCAGTATGGCGCAACAGCAGCCCTCCGTGCCGCTTGCCCAAAGATCGCTCTCGTCGATAGAAAGTTCCTATTTTTTGGGGGGCGGCGATCGCATCTCGATCGATGTCTTTGAAGTGCCTCAATACAGCGGTTCTTACCAACTGCCCATCGACGGGATAATCTCACTGCCGCTCGTCGGAGCAGTACCGATAGGCGGGCTGACCCTCGAGCAAGCAGCCAGCGTTATCTCGAACCGCTACGCTGCCTACCTCAAACGCCCAATTATTACAATCCGCTTGCTCAGCACGCGCCCGATTAACGTCTTCGTATCCGGAGAAGTGAGCAAACCCGGTTCCTTTAGCATTCCCTTAATCGGGGGTTCCGGCGATCAACCCGGTATCCAATACCCAACCCTCACCCAAGCGCTGAAAACGGCCGGAGGAGTTACCTTAGCCGCCGATATCAGCCAAGTTCAAGTTCGACGCAGGACTTCCGGCGGCGGCGAGCAAGCGTATACCGTGAACTTTAAAGACTTCATCGAAACCGGAAATCCGCAATCGAGCTTAACCTTACGCGATGGCGATGCCATTTACGTCCCGGCGGCTACAGAAGTTTCCCTGCGCGAACTTCGTCAGTTAGCCAACGTAGAATTTGCGGCCGATATCAACGCCGCTAGAACCGTCTCTGTCATCGGTCAGGTGGTGCGTCCGGGATCTTACTACATTCAAACCGCTCAAGCCGGAATTCCATCGAGTTTGCCGACTCTGACGCGAGCGATTAAGGAAGCGGGAGGCATTACGCAACTCGCAGACGTTCGCAACGTACAACTGCGAAGATTGACTAAATCCGGAACCGAGCAACTGATTGCCGTCAATCTCTGGCAACTGCTACAAAGTGGAGATATCAGCCAAGATACCGTCATCCAAGACGGAGACACAATTATCGTCCCTCAAGCCAGCGAAATTTCAGCCGCAGAAGCAGCCGAAATCGCCAAAGCTCAGTTTTCGCCCGATACGATTAAAGTGGCAGTATCCGGCGAGGTTCGCCAGCCGGGAATTGTTAACATTCCACCGAACACGCCGCTCAACCAAGCAATTATGACCGCAGGCGGCTTCAACCGCTCTCGAGCGGATAACGATCGCGTCACCCTGATTCGCCTCAATCCCGACGGTTCGGTCGTCAGTCGAGAAGTCCCCATTGATATCAGCCAAGGGATCAGCGAACAGAGTAACCCACTCCTGCGCGACAACGATATCATTGTGGTGGGACGCAACCGAGCCACTGCCATTGCTGACTCCCTCGACGACTTCCTACGAGCGGGTGCTAATGCACTTTCTTGGTTCTCAATTCCCAGCCGTATTTTTGGCATCCTAGATGTATTGGGTATCACGAATACCGATAGCACTGACAGTAGTAACTGA
- a CDS encoding polysaccharide biosynthesis tyrosine autokinase encodes MDTERNAISYPNRLSRTSAPPTVEPVSASQPAGGDGDAIDLTWLGSVFMRRLPVMIFVSFLLSGLSAAAIFLKGQQTEVSYDGSFQMLIEPVTAEGRLAKLSLLAQTGTNVGATELTKVGVDQADLVDYETQIRVLKSPRILDPVVKTLRTKNPDMTSQVLLSNLTISRIGYVKDGKEVGTKILDVHYKDKDPEQIKFVLDTLSNAYLQYSLEERQSSLNQGLEFINQQLPELQNRVDKFQGQLQKLREQYNLTFPDRTADELSNEGRNLQGERINVQAQLTESIASYNNLEKEIAAGNPISILSRDPNNNYNVLINQLQQVESQIALQASQFKEDSPPMQVLYEKRDNLRALLAREADAARRTLAVKIKDLQAREQYIDNRQQQLDSRLRVFPEVLRQYSDLDRNTGVATETLKTFLEKREALKLDASQREIPWQLIAPPALWETVDGGLLKTSEINKKRLLAIAVILSTLVGIGVGFIIEILNSVYHTPDEVKNGTKLRLLGAIPRAKQLKRYENRLRRLAKGGQPEFLPQPEYSVAFLEAFRSLYTNISLLDSKKSHIHSLAVSSAASGDGKSTIAWQLAQTAASVGQRVLLVDSDLRRPQLHWRLGLTNKQGLSDLIQSDLILNEVIQQSPTEPNLFFLSSGNIPSDPIKLLSSAKMEHLMEQFQGFFDFVVYDTPPLIGLADANLIGAKADGIVFVVNLDKTNRGLVTKAIDGLRMTRATILGVVANGIKRDNVEVELAYLRSDRSFSTYSIPPNRPKAVEQSEPKLPSQGNN; translated from the coding sequence ATGGACACAGAACGCAACGCCATCAGTTATCCTAACCGCCTCAGTCGGACGAGCGCCCCGCCGACGGTTGAACCCGTTTCTGCCTCACAGCCCGCAGGGGGAGATGGAGATGCCATCGATCTAACTTGGCTGGGGTCGGTTTTTATGCGCCGCCTGCCGGTGATGATCTTTGTTAGCTTCCTCTTGAGCGGTTTGAGCGCTGCCGCCATCTTTTTGAAAGGGCAACAAACGGAAGTCTCTTACGACGGCTCTTTCCAGATGTTAATCGAACCGGTAACTGCGGAAGGACGGTTGGCGAAACTTTCTTTGCTCGCTCAAACCGGAACGAATGTCGGTGCAACCGAACTGACTAAAGTGGGGGTAGACCAAGCCGATTTGGTCGATTACGAAACTCAAATCCGAGTTCTTAAGAGTCCCAGGATTCTCGATCCTGTGGTAAAAACCCTTCGGACTAAAAACCCAGATATGACTTCTCAAGTGTTGCTGAGTAATTTAACGATTTCGCGGATTGGGTATGTCAAGGACGGTAAGGAAGTCGGCACGAAGATTTTAGACGTGCATTACAAGGACAAAGATCCCGAGCAGATTAAGTTTGTTTTAGATACTTTATCTAACGCTTATCTCCAATATTCGTTGGAAGAACGCCAGAGCAGTCTCAATCAAGGTTTAGAATTTATCAACCAACAACTGCCCGAACTCCAGAATCGAGTCGATAAATTTCAAGGTCAATTGCAAAAGCTGCGGGAGCAATATAACCTAACTTTTCCCGATCGCACGGCGGACGAGCTATCGAATGAAGGCCGCAACTTGCAAGGAGAACGGATTAACGTTCAAGCTCAATTGACGGAATCGATCGCCAGTTATAACAACCTCGAAAAAGAAATTGCAGCCGGGAACCCGATTTCGATTTTGTCGCGGGATCCGAATAATAATTATAACGTTCTCATCAACCAACTTCAGCAAGTCGAGAGTCAGATTGCCTTGCAAGCGAGTCAGTTTAAAGAAGACAGTCCGCCGATGCAGGTTTTGTACGAGAAGCGGGATAACCTGCGTGCACTGCTTGCTAGAGAGGCAGACGCAGCCCGACGCACCCTAGCGGTCAAAATTAAGGACTTACAAGCCAGAGAACAGTATATTGACAACCGGCAGCAACAACTCGATAGCCGTCTGCGAGTTTTTCCGGAAGTCTTACGCCAGTATAGCGATCTCGATCGCAATACCGGGGTAGCAACGGAAACATTGAAAACATTTTTGGAAAAGCGAGAAGCCCTTAAATTGGATGCTTCGCAACGCGAAATTCCTTGGCAGCTAATCGCGCCGCCCGCACTCTGGGAAACGGTAGACGGCGGTTTACTGAAGACTTCCGAGATTAATAAGAAACGATTGCTCGCGATCGCGGTGATTTTAAGTACCCTGGTCGGTATCGGTGTTGGATTTATTATTGAAATTCTCAATTCCGTTTACCACACGCCGGACGAAGTGAAAAATGGCACGAAATTGCGCTTGCTCGGTGCGATTCCTCGTGCTAAGCAACTCAAGCGGTACGAAAATCGACTGCGCCGACTGGCGAAGGGAGGACAACCGGAATTCTTGCCGCAGCCCGAATATTCTGTTGCTTTTTTAGAAGCTTTCCGTTCGCTTTACACCAATATCAGTTTGCTCGACTCGAAAAAAAGCCATATTCATTCCCTAGCGGTGAGTTCTGCGGCTTCGGGCGATGGCAAATCGACAATTGCTTGGCAACTCGCCCAAACTGCCGCCAGTGTCGGACAGCGCGTTTTGTTGGTGGATAGCGATTTGCGCCGCCCGCAGTTGCATTGGCGTTTGGGGCTGACTAACAAACAAGGACTCAGTGATTTGATTCAAAGCGATTTGATCTTGAATGAAGTGATTCAACAATCGCCAACAGAACCCAATCTTTTCTTCCTCAGTAGCGGTAATATTCCGAGCGATCCGATTAAGTTGCTTTCTTCTGCGAAGATGGAACACCTGATGGAGCAGTTCCAAGGTTTCTTCGATTTCGTGGTTTACGATACGCCGCCGTTAATAGGTTTAGCGGATGCTAACCTCATTGGTGCAAAAGCGGATGGTATCGTTTTTGTGGTGAATCTCGATAAGACGAATCGAGGACTCGTTACTAAAGCGATTGATGGCTTGCGCATGACTCGGGCTACGATTTTGGGGGTCGTTGCCAATGGCATCAAACGCGATAATGTTGAGGTTGAGCTAGCTTACCTGCGCTCTGACCGTTCTTTTTCTACCTACAGTATTCCTCCTAACCGACCGAAGGCTGTAGAGCAATCAGAACCAAAACTGCCCTCGCAAGGGAATAATTAA
- a CDS encoding TIGR04282 family arsenosugar biosynthesis glycosyltransferase, translated as MLQERLMIFMRFPEAGKTKTRLIPRLGTEGAALLQRQMSEYTIAQVERLDRAVRIEIHYAGGTRQQMQDWLGNDRVYREQNEGDLGERLNAAFVSAFGDRVERAIAIGIDCPDLNAELLNEAFEQLKLNDLVLGKAADGGYYLIGLRCSTDLQKSPQSQAKDTICNLEFGQLFEGIAWGNERVLAQTVAIAKKLGYAIAYLPLLHDVDYPEDLPIWENRKIYPD; from the coding sequence GTGCTTCAAGAACGCTTGATGATTTTTATGCGCTTTCCAGAAGCAGGAAAGACGAAAACTCGATTGATCCCTCGGTTGGGAACGGAGGGGGCTGCGCTTTTGCAGCGTCAAATGAGCGAATATACGATCGCGCAGGTGGAACGCCTCGATCGCGCTGTAAGGATTGAAATCCATTATGCTGGCGGGACTCGCCAACAGATGCAGGATTGGTTGGGGAACGATCGCGTTTATCGCGAGCAAAATGAGGGAGATTTGGGGGAACGTCTGAATGCTGCCTTTGTGAGTGCTTTTGGCGATCGCGTCGAGCGCGCGATCGCGATTGGCATCGATTGTCCGGATCTCAACGCTGAATTGTTAAATGAGGCTTTCGAGCAATTGAAACTCAACGATTTGGTCTTGGGGAAAGCGGCAGATGGCGGATATTATTTAATTGGTTTGCGATGCTCGACAGACTTACAAAAGTCTCCTCAAAGTCAAGCCAAAGATACGATTTGTAATCTTGAATTCGGGCAACTGTTTGAAGGGATTGCTTGGGGAAACGAGCGAGTTTTAGCGCAAACGGTAGCGATCGCCAAAAAATTAGGATACGCGATCGCCTATCTTCCCCTACTCCACGATGTCGATTATCCTGAAGACTTACCGATTTGGGAAAACCGAAAAATCTACCCCGACTGA
- a CDS encoding 5-(carboxyamino)imidazole ribonucleotide synthase, whose protein sequence is MSDRQIQNVGIIGGGQLAWMMADAAQKLNLNLIVQTPHPSDPAASIADRVILAPIDDAAATAQLAALCDVITFENEFIDLEALQAIARQDTIFRPRLQALAPLLDKYDQRSYFKSLGLPVPDFRLLDEENPDPPDRFPAVLKARRHGYDGYGTFIVKSQEEFSQLWERLNRPSLLLEEFVPFEKELAIMAARGATGEIALYPVVETQQEKEVCRRVIAPADISPEVSLQVSAIAQQLLNRLEVIGIFGIELFLTRDGKISVNEIAPRTHNSGHYTLDACDISQFEMHLRAVAGLPLATPQLTNCEGAVMVNLLGYETSHCDYAEKRAKLAEIPNARVHWYGKSESRPGRKLGHITVLLQQGELEKANAIARRVEALWYSREP, encoded by the coding sequence ATGAGCGATCGGCAAATTCAAAACGTTGGCATCATTGGCGGCGGACAACTCGCTTGGATGATGGCCGATGCCGCCCAAAAACTCAACCTCAATCTCATCGTTCAAACCCCTCACCCCAGCGATCCCGCCGCCAGTATTGCCGATCGCGTGATTCTCGCCCCCATTGACGATGCCGCAGCCACCGCCCAACTCGCCGCCCTCTGCGATGTCATTACCTTTGAAAATGAATTCATCGATTTAGAAGCATTGCAAGCGATCGCGCGCCAAGACACCATTTTTCGCCCTCGCCTGCAAGCACTCGCCCCCTTACTCGATAAATACGACCAACGCAGCTATTTTAAATCCCTCGGTTTGCCCGTTCCCGACTTTCGCCTGTTAGATGAAGAAAATCCCGATCCTCCCGATCGCTTCCCCGCTGTCCTCAAAGCGCGGCGACACGGCTACGACGGCTACGGCACATTTATTGTTAAAAGTCAAGAAGAATTTAGCCAGCTATGGGAACGGTTGAATCGCCCCTCCCTACTCCTCGAAGAATTCGTTCCCTTTGAGAAAGAATTAGCAATTATGGCAGCGCGGGGTGCAACCGGAGAAATTGCGCTCTATCCCGTCGTCGAAACGCAGCAAGAGAAGGAAGTGTGCCGCCGCGTTATTGCTCCAGCGGATATTTCCCCTGAAGTTAGCTTACAAGTTAGCGCGATCGCGCAGCAACTCCTCAATCGCCTCGAAGTTATCGGTATTTTTGGGATCGAACTTTTTCTCACCCGCGACGGCAAAATCTCCGTCAACGAAATTGCCCCCCGCACCCACAATTCCGGACATTACACCCTTGATGCTTGCGATATCTCTCAATTTGAGATGCACCTACGCGCTGTCGCCGGATTGCCCCTCGCAACGCCGCAATTGACGAACTGCGAAGGAGCAGTGATGGTTAATTTGCTCGGTTATGAAACCTCGCATTGCGATTATGCCGAAAAACGAGCCAAACTCGCCGAAATTCCTAACGCGCGCGTCCATTGGTACGGAAAAAGTGAATCTCGCCCGGGCAGAAAACTCGGTCACATTACTGTATTGTTGCAGCAAGGAGAATTGGAAAAGGCAAACGCGATCGCGCGCCGAGTCGAAGCACTTTGGTATTCCAGAGAACCGTGA
- a CDS encoding FAD-dependent oxidoreductase — translation MSYIPGKPASYWIDSTAKIDDLPSGNVLSVDVAIVGGGLIGITAATLLKRAGKRVAVIEAESIGMGTSGHTTAKITSLHQLIYADLIDKIGEEKARLYAESNEAAIAWIAKMVEEEGIDCDFSRQSAYTFAESEKDLSNVEKEVNAALKLGLPACLVQETSLPFPIAGAVKFDNQAQFHIRKYLLHLAKNIPGDGSYILEGARVEEIEEGEPCTVKSNKGTVQATDVIVATHLPILNEGLFFAKSYPKRSYIVGARIPADRAPQGMFIGAEDKNYYSIRTTPYEGDLLLLVGGEGHKVGEKTDTEECYLNLEAYARDRFGVDSFEYRWSTQDMVSFDRLPYVGKLTPLNHHIYVATGMSLWGMSKGTMAGMLLSDLILGKENPWAELYDSLRATPFLSGTSIKENAGVATHMIGDRLKGLMSSISDVEMGEGKLVTVDGDKVAAYRDETGELHAVSAVCSHLGCIVNWNSAEKSWDCPCHGARFDCDGQILHGPAVKPLESLKGQS, via the coding sequence ATGTCATATATCCCTGGTAAACCAGCTTCCTATTGGATTGACTCAACAGCAAAAATAGACGATTTGCCTTCCGGCAATGTCCTATCAGTTGATGTCGCCATTGTTGGCGGAGGCTTAATCGGAATTACTGCGGCAACCCTCCTCAAACGGGCAGGAAAGCGCGTTGCAGTTATCGAAGCGGAAAGCATAGGGATGGGAACAAGCGGCCATACCACGGCTAAAATTACCTCTCTACACCAACTTATTTACGCCGATCTGATCGATAAAATTGGGGAAGAGAAGGCTAGACTTTACGCAGAATCGAACGAAGCCGCGATCGCGTGGATTGCTAAGATGGTCGAAGAAGAAGGCATCGACTGCGACTTCAGCCGTCAGAGTGCTTATACCTTCGCCGAATCTGAAAAAGATCTGTCCAATGTCGAAAAGGAAGTCAACGCAGCGCTGAAACTCGGACTTCCCGCTTGTTTGGTACAAGAAACCTCCTTACCTTTCCCGATCGCGGGAGCCGTAAAATTTGATAATCAAGCTCAATTTCACATTCGCAAGTATCTATTGCACCTCGCGAAAAATATCCCCGGTGACGGCAGCTACATCCTAGAAGGCGCGCGGGTTGAAGAGATTGAAGAAGGCGAACCTTGCACGGTGAAAAGCAACAAAGGAACGGTGCAAGCCACTGATGTTATCGTAGCAACGCACCTACCCATCCTCAACGAAGGGCTATTTTTTGCTAAATCTTACCCGAAACGCTCCTACATCGTCGGCGCGCGCATTCCAGCCGATCGCGCCCCTCAAGGGATGTTCATCGGTGCGGAAGATAAAAACTACTACTCCATTCGGACAACGCCTTACGAGGGCGATTTATTGCTTCTCGTCGGCGGCGAAGGGCATAAAGTTGGGGAAAAAACCGACACTGAGGAGTGTTATTTAAACCTGGAAGCTTACGCGCGCGATCGCTTCGGGGTAGACTCGTTTGAGTATCGCTGGTCTACTCAGGATATGGTTTCCTTCGATCGCCTGCCCTACGTTGGCAAACTCACCCCCCTGAATCATCATATCTACGTGGCGACGGGGATGAGTCTCTGGGGAATGAGCAAGGGAACGATGGCTGGGATGTTACTATCGGATTTGATTTTAGGTAAAGAAAATCCTTGGGCAGAACTGTACGACTCTCTGCGCGCGACTCCCTTCTTGTCGGGAACTTCGATTAAAGAGAATGCAGGTGTTGCGACGCACATGATCGGCGATCGCCTCAAAGGTTTAATGTCCTCCATCTCCGATGTGGAAATGGGTGAAGGCAAACTCGTCACCGTTGATGGGGATAAGGTTGCGGCTTACCGAGACGAGACTGGCGAGTTGCACGCCGTTTCTGCGGTTTGTTCTCACTTAGGCTGTATCGTCAATTGGAATAGTGCTGAGAAAAGTTGGGATTGTCCCTGTCACGGCGCGCGTTTTGACTGCGACGGACAGATTTTGCACGGTCCGGCTGTTAAACCGCTGGAATCCTTGAAGGGACAAAGCTAA
- a CDS encoding protein kinase: MLGRLLDGRYEITQPLGAGGFGQTYIARDIRRPGNPTCVVKHLKPVSNDPQFLPTARRLFTSEAEILEQLGSHDRIPRLLAYFEEDREFYLVQDYVEGHPLTSELLPDRPWPENKVIDLLKGVLPILEFVHSRGVIHRDIKPDNILRRNYDGNLVLVDFGAVKQVTTQMLTGGANAVSPNYTVAIGTPGYMPSEQAKGQPRPSSDIYALGAIALQAITGINPQQFEYDPHTGEILWQHRAAVSPRLATVLTGMTRYHFRDRYQSAAEVLQALEQLSVPVAPTQASARSATPPVSPAQNEPQTLPPPDYTVPLSQKQTYAVPGIKPPAPPPPAPAPQPQPQPIQRFNPADLQPVPRKSDSLPWMMFGTTMAAVFFIVFGISWAVKKIPDAFSGTRGSNNTVDAVEKTDLKSCKVVLSGNLNVRSGPGTDRSVVDTVSNGTTLQLTGNQQNGWLEVKAPARGWVYNGSDFVQCSRDNQPFVLIPPKPKPTPKPSPTPATQPDKGGDLLNKARELYESGEIDKAIEQLRSVPEVSKSYDDAQKNLDTWRSTWSEAQNNYERAKRAFDQGKWDDVIAYGNSKLPNNRYWRAKLEELTNQARQSKAREEKQNQAPETPSEPSPPPSPQPSPSPSAAQPPVPRNPEIPISPNNPDNDIFPSDSEPPASDGPQSRRPAATDEARVRRPLAIGETLLKKPAAIGENRVRRATEIGENQARKSSEPGRGFLLSCNPDEEGC; encoded by the coding sequence ATGTTAGGCAGACTCCTGGACGGACGTTACGAAATTACTCAACCTTTAGGGGCTGGCGGCTTTGGGCAAACCTACATCGCTCGCGACATCCGCCGCCCGGGCAATCCGACTTGCGTGGTGAAGCATCTTAAGCCGGTTAGTAACGATCCGCAGTTTTTGCCGACAGCAAGGCGCTTATTTACCTCCGAGGCGGAAATCCTCGAACAGTTAGGTTCCCACGATCGCATCCCGCGATTGCTGGCGTATTTTGAAGAAGATCGGGAATTTTACCTCGTCCAAGATTATGTCGAAGGACATCCACTCACTAGCGAGTTACTGCCGGATCGTCCTTGGCCGGAAAATAAAGTTATCGACTTGCTTAAAGGCGTACTGCCGATTCTCGAATTCGTCCACAGTCGCGGCGTAATTCACCGCGATATCAAACCCGATAATATTTTGCGCCGCAATTACGACGGAAATCTGGTGTTGGTGGATTTCGGGGCGGTGAAACAGGTGACGACGCAAATGCTGACGGGGGGCGCGAATGCCGTCAGTCCTAACTATACCGTCGCGATCGGCACTCCCGGCTATATGCCCAGCGAACAGGCGAAGGGACAACCCCGCCCGAGTAGCGATATCTATGCCCTCGGCGCGATCGCGCTGCAAGCGATTACCGGCATAAATCCGCAACAATTCGAGTACGATCCCCATACCGGCGAAATTCTCTGGCAGCATCGCGCTGCTGTCAGTCCGAGACTGGCAACGGTTCTAACGGGGATGACGCGCTATCATTTTCGCGATCGCTATCAGTCGGCGGCCGAAGTTTTACAAGCCCTCGAGCAACTCAGCGTTCCCGTCGCCCCCACCCAAGCTTCCGCCCGTTCTGCTACGCCCCCCGTTTCTCCGGCCCAGAACGAACCGCAAACCTTGCCGCCGCCAGATTACACGGTTCCCCTCTCCCAAAAACAAACCTATGCGGTTCCGGGAATTAAACCGCCCGCACCTCCACCACCCGCACCCGCACCTCAGCCCCAACCCCAACCGATTCAGCGCTTCAATCCGGCCGATCTGCAACCCGTTCCGCGCAAGAGTGATAGTTTGCCTTGGATGATGTTCGGGACGACAATGGCAGCCGTATTTTTCATTGTCTTTGGGATTTCTTGGGCGGTGAAAAAGATTCCCGATGCTTTTAGCGGTACGCGCGGTAGTAATAACACCGTTGATGCGGTTGAAAAAACCGATTTGAAAAGCTGTAAAGTCGTCCTCAGCGGTAACTTAAACGTGCGTTCCGGGCCGGGAACCGATCGCTCTGTCGTCGATACCGTCAGCAATGGCACAACCTTGCAACTCACCGGCAACCAACAAAACGGTTGGTTAGAAGTTAAGGCTCCCGCTCGGGGCTGGGTTTACAATGGTTCGGATTTCGTTCAATGTTCCCGCGACAACCAACCCTTCGTCCTAATTCCCCCAAAACCAAAGCCGACTCCCAAACCCTCGCCAACGCCCGCCACACAACCGGATAAAGGCGGAGATCTGTTGAATAAAGCGCGAGAACTGTATGAAAGCGGCGAAATCGACAAAGCGATCGAGCAGTTGCGATCGGTTCCTGAAGTCAGCAAGAGTTACGACGACGCGCAAAAAAATCTCGACACTTGGCGCAGTACCTGGTCGGAAGCTCAAAATAATTACGAACGAGCCAAACGGGCCTTCGACCAAGGGAAGTGGGATGATGTTATCGCTTACGGTAACAGCAAATTGCCCAATAACCGTTATTGGCGCGCTAAGTTGGAAGAGTTGACCAATCAAGCCAGACAAAGTAAAGCCCGCGAGGAGAAACAAAACCAAGCACCTGAAACGCCGAGCGAGCCTTCTCCCCCTCCATCACCGCAGCCTTCTCCTTCCCCCTCTGCCGCCCAGCCGCCAGTCCCTCGCAATCCGGAAATTCCCATCTCGCCCAACAATCCCGATAACGATATCTTTCCATCGGATAGCGAACCTCCTGCTTCAGATGGGCCTCAATCGAGAAGACCTGCTGCGACTGACGAAGCTCGGGTAAGACGACCCTTGGCGATCGGCGAAACCCTATTGAAAAAACCCGCTGCGATCGGCGAAAACCGGGTAAGACGTGCCACTGAGATTGGCGAAAACCAAGCCAGAAAATCTTCTGAACCGGGAAGGGGCTTCCTACTTTCTTGCAACCCGGATGAGGAAGGATGCTAG
- a CDS encoding NADP-dependent isocitrate dehydrogenase codes for MYDKLVPPTVGSKITFEGGKPIVPDDPIVPFIRGDGTGVDIWPATEKVIDAAVETAYGGQRKINWFKVYAGDEACEQYGTYQYLPQDTLNAIQDYGIAIKGPLTTPVGGGIRSLNVALRQIFDLYACVRPCKYYSGTPSPHKSPEKLDVIVYRENTEDIYLGIEWREGSEIGIKLIEILNKELIPATPEHGKKQIPLDAGIGIKPISKKGSQRLVRRAIQHALRLPKEKQQVTLVHKGNIMKYTEGAFRDWGYELATTEFRDECVTERESWILSNKEKNADLSIEDNARQVEPGFDALTTDKQEKILEEVKAVLESIWDSHGGGKWKDKVMVNDRIADSIFQQIQTRPDEYSILATMNLNGDYLSDAAAAVVGGLGMGPGANIGDRCAIFEATHGTAPKHAGLDRINPGSVILSGVMMLEFMGWQEAADLIKRGLGAAIANREVTYDLARLMEPPVEPSLKCSEFARAIINHFND; via the coding sequence ATCTACGATAAGCTCGTCCCGCCAACAGTAGGTTCCAAAATCACCTTTGAAGGCGGAAAACCCATTGTTCCCGACGATCCCATTGTTCCCTTTATTCGCGGGGATGGAACGGGAGTCGATATTTGGCCCGCTACGGAAAAAGTTATCGATGCGGCTGTTGAAACAGCCTACGGCGGACAACGTAAAATCAACTGGTTTAAAGTCTACGCGGGGGATGAAGCTTGCGAACAGTATGGAACGTATCAATATCTTCCCCAAGATACGCTCAATGCGATTCAAGATTATGGCATAGCGATTAAAGGGCCTTTAACCACTCCGGTTGGCGGCGGAATTCGATCGCTTAATGTTGCCCTTCGCCAAATCTTCGATCTTTACGCTTGCGTTCGTCCTTGTAAATATTACTCCGGTACGCCTTCCCCTCACAAATCCCCGGAAAAATTAGATGTTATTGTTTATCGAGAAAATACAGAAGATATTTACCTCGGAATTGAATGGCGAGAAGGCTCGGAAATCGGTATCAAACTGATCGAAATCCTCAACAAAGAATTAATCCCCGCTACGCCAGAACACGGTAAAAAGCAAATCCCTCTCGATGCAGGAATTGGCATCAAACCGATTAGTAAAAAGGGGTCGCAACGGTTAGTTCGTCGTGCCATTCAACACGCTTTAAGATTGCCAAAAGAAAAGCAACAGGTCACGCTGGTGCACAAAGGCAATATTATGAAATATACCGAAGGTGCGTTTCGGGACTGGGGTTACGAACTGGCAACGACGGAGTTTCGCGACGAATGCGTTACGGAACGAGAGTCGTGGATTCTCAGCAATAAAGAGAAAAATGCCGATTTAAGCATTGAAGATAATGCCCGTCAGGTAGAACCGGGATTCGACGCGCTCACAACCGACAAACAGGAGAAAATTTTAGAGGAAGTTAAAGCCGTTTTAGAATCAATTTGGGACAGTCACGGCGGCGGAAAATGGAAAGATAAAGTGATGGTTAACGATCGCATCGCCGATAGTATTTTCCAACAAATCCAAACGCGCCCGGATGAATATTCGATCTTGGCAACCATGAATTTAAACGGCGATTATCTTTCCGATGCGGCTGCCGCAGTTGTCGGCGGTTTGGGGATGGGGCCGGGGGCGAATATTGGCGATCGCTGCGCCATATTTGAGGCGACTCACGGGACTGCGCCCAAGCACGCCGGACTCGATCGCATTAATCCGGGATCGGTGATTCTTTCTGGGGTAATGATGTTAGAGTTCATGGGCTGGCAGGAAGCCGCGGATTTGATAAAAAGAGGGTTAGGGGCAGCGATTGCCAATCGCGAAGTTACCTACGATTTGGCGCGATTAATGGAACCGCCCGTCGAGCCGTCCTTGAAATGTTCGGAGTTCGCGCGGGCAATTATTAATCATTTCAACGATTAA